ctagccacaggaatgggggcggcatgaaaggggttgtgaaaaaattactggaggaggggggccccattaaaaaatttgctttggggcccagtcatttctagctacgccactgaagcCGGCTGCAGAAGgcaaagtatattttttttattaaacccaATTAGAAATTTATTTTTAGCACAAAGTACTTGAAATGTCAATAAAAATGCTTAAAAATCTTTCAGCTTGAGGTAAAAGCAGATATACATAGCAGGAGTACATATCCCAACTAATATCACAATGGACACTGGTGCCACAATCAGTTACTCACTGCTACCCATAATACATGCATTGTTAGGGAATAAGGCATACCTTATATTGCTCATGTTCTCCAGGTCTTTACTCTCCATTCCATCTCTCATATATAACAGATTACTTGTGGTATGGATTTGGCTGCCATGCTTGGAGCTGACTTCTTGAAGGACGCCAGTCAATGCTGGCTGACACCCTGCAAAAAACATAATGATAAAGCCataaacagagaaaaaaaatatattattgtaaTGATGATTAAgcaatgatattttatttatctTTAATAGCCATTAATTCAAAGGCCCAAAACGAGTACAATAataatgataggtcatcagtataaaagttttggaaaacccctttaactgaccggtacagagaggaccctgcccgccaGGGCTCACAAGTTACAAGGGAAGGAAGAAGGAGACAGTAGGTCAAGGAAGAAGCTGCTCATCTgactgtgtggtggcagcaggtTATTGTAGGTCATAGGCTTTCCTGAAAAGGTGAGTTTTAAGGTTGTTCAGATTTTGGAGGAGAGTCTGATGTGCTGGGGTGCTGAATTCCAGAGTTTGGGAGACGTAAGAAATCTTGTATATATGGGATCTGTGCCATCCCATTGATAGGTGATAACTTGATAtaagtggaatacccctttaatgagagtTGTAAACATCTAAAAGCATTGACCTCCATCTAAAGGAGGCTGCAGGCAAACATTGTTATCCTGCACTGAGATGTGGTAGCAGATCAGCCTGGGCACCCTCCAACCAAATGCACCATACCTTCCTACAGAAGGAACACCTCTGACTAGAGGGTTGTCATGGCTCCACCTTGGCTATAGGTCACCTTACCAAGTCCATAGTCACAATGTCTTTTTCTTTGTGACATGTTCACCTTGTATCTGTAACTCTTGCTTCCAGTTCACAGTTTGAGGATCTTGGAGGAACTGTCGCAACCCCTGTGGGTCTTTACTGAAGAGAAAATATGTGTTGGTGTAAGGATCTGAGGGATCTGTCATTTCCTATGGAAGAAAGCAGATTTTTGAACTATAAAGAACATGATTATTGTTAAGgaaccagattattattattacaaattattaacatgAGGTGGCAGCATTAGATTTCGTACTGACATGAAAAGTAGTGAAGTTTGTCCTAGTAAAGGGCACTGGATTACTAGagtaatttattaacatgaaacaCAAGATTAATTTGGCCGCTACTCTGATGTTTTCTATGGCTTGAGCAATTCCCAGTGCCCACTGACGTGCACTTGTTGTGTGCCAATACTGCATGACTGGTTATACTCGGACATCTTATTTGTGGTTTTGAAGGATGGCAGTAGCAATGCTGGAGTAGATTGTACCTTTCATGCTGCTTCTGTCTGCAATATGAGTACATAAATGCAATACATTAACCTACTGTAAGGAACAGCAGCTTGTATGGCAAAGTAACTAGAGAGCTGTTAtttggcactgtatggtatgGTTATCTGTACATTGTATGACAGCATTATTCGGTCACTATATGGTATGCTATATGGGGATGGGTCAATAGAAGGCTGCACATGGAGACAGAAGCTCTGGGCTCAGGCAAACATAAGGTGCAACATTTTTCTCAAACAATTGCATTAGCCCAAGATGAAGAATAAAACCGCAAAGTCATTAAATCATCAGAGGCAGATTATATGGAAAGCAAAAGAGGAAATTTCCCAGGGGCTTCCTCCATCATCTTGGCCCCGAGTATCTTTTTTCAACTCACTTCCAATGGAGGTCGACATATGACAGAAGTAAAGTCTGGCCACTGGTCCACCAAAACCTGAAGCCTAAAAGGATTTTTCTCAATCACATGATGCAAAGCCCCGCACACCTGCAAAAGAAATGCTTCAGAATAATGCGAATGATACACTCAAcctacacacaaagggaatacatTCTAATGCAAATTAGAGAGCGCAAAGGATGCCTTGACAATAAGCCAAAAACCAAGCGCCCCCTGCTGGGACCTCCAGTAATCAGATGTTATATGTGGGGAATCCTGGTAGTAAATGTTCAATTTCACTGCAGCCCCACCACAGGGAATATGAAGCACAGTGCCCAGTCAAATCAATAGGTTGTCTGTATAATGTAGGACAGTGACAGGTCCTCTGGGACAAAAGATACTCTTAGTTAGCTCTCTCCAGTCTGGCCAGAAAATGAGGATGCCCGTCTAATAAATCAGAAttcccaaaggagctgtgaaaaatgaaaggtggaatctgattggtttctatgggcaacaaagccagttctactatacaccagtttgataaatgacccccatagtgtttcTAAAGTGGACAACCCATTATTGTAATCTTTCACAAAATGAGTGTACAATACaatcaaaaactgccacaaaacctATGTGTAAATCCATCCTTAAAAACATTTTTGCAAAAGGCAGGGAagctattttaataattttaaaaagttatgCTCATAGTTTCGAACCCCCTCCGGAGTCCATTGCTGCCATGGTAATCCTCTGCATTCCTGCAGCTGTGATGCCACTTTTTAGGCTGCAGGAAATGCCCATATACCACACATGACCacaccagccaatcactgcctcAGCAGTATAGAGCATTTCTTAGAATAAAATAAGATCAACACTTATGGAAACAGAAACCTAGAATTGCGTCACGAGTGACATCACTCGTCACGCAAGGGGGCAGGTCACCATCGCGGTCTGCTATTGGATGCACCCTGTGTTGCTAGATGTTGTGACATGCACGATGGCTGTGGTGGGATCCGGGAGGACACAGGCGTCGGGGACTAGGAAAGTATTGTCTATATGAGGTTCTCGGGCATTGTGGGGGGATTTCCAggtttggataatccctttaactatgtaactatctgACTAGTTTAGGGCACACTTGGTCCAAGTGGAGTATCTTGACATTaaacacagttaaaggggttgtccgggttcagagctgaacccggacatccctccattttcacccaggcagcgcccctgacaggagcatcggagcagttcatgctccgatgctctcctttgccctgcgctaaattgcgcagggcaaaggcatttttaggagttccggtgatgtactggggctctccatggggctgacaggaaccccggtgacgtcaccagcactgatgggcgggatttagctctgccctagccagtaaaacggctagggcagagctaaagcccgcccctcagagccggtgatgtcaccgcacacactgccgggcggaagttaccgcccggcagtgtgttattgaaaacaaaagagcccgtgccctgcgcggtttagcgcagggcaggcacgggagcgcatcggagtatgagatgctccgatgctaggctcaaaggggctgccggggtgaaaataagggtatgtccgggttcagctctgaacccggacaacccctttaagcggtgGTGGTGCATAACACAATGACTCAAAGAAGAAATGAGTAATTAGAGAAGTCAATCACTGCCCCTCATGCCCCGTACATAACACAGTGGATTTAATTGATTAGATATGTCATAATGATCTGATGGGTGGAGTTCAGACAGCTGGGGAGGTCCATGTTCCCATGATAGAGGTGGTTCATGCTCTCTCAGCTGTTTCCATAGCCCCAATTCAAGATTATGAAGAACCATGCATGAGCGGTGACCTTTCCACCAGGAAAATAGGATCTGGCACCCTTATATATAGGACTTGGGGGAACTCCCATAGGATATTTATAGTATATCCAACTAGTATATTAGAAGaccattaaagtgtaactgctatACTTGTACCACAGGTAAAACCTGATGTCTGCATTTCACTCCTTACCTTCAAGGACTCTGGAAAGCTATGTGTCAGTAGCCTTCTGAGAGAGGCAAGCTTTGAAGAACAGGTCAGGACTAGCATTCTAGAGACGggaaataaattataaaaatggttgaaacaacaacaaaaacttAACAAAATGACTTGTACCGAACATCGTAGACAGATGAcaaatggggggaatttatcatgaggagaatatttaaagtcagttttgattgACTCTGCGTTgatgtactttatgccacatttatcgaATGtcacatgttgtttgataaatttgtctaatctatttgtctagaaaagctactccagttttcctactcctcctgtagtgagattgcgactttttATCTGTAGTAAAACTTATTAACATAGCTGGCCACTCACATTTCAAAAGTGTAGTGAGTGGTCTAAAagtgcaaaaagtcgcaaaagcccgattttgagactttttgaagtcagaattctggagtgaaggcatgataaatcagggctaAAGTGTAAATGTAATGAGACACAAAATACTAATTTAGTCAGACGATATACACTGTCGTAAGTGATAATGGTGCTTCTGTGACACTTAACATAGATATTACTGCGACTTACATAATAGTATAGTGTCACAAACTACAGTACTACAAAGTATACTATGCCTGAGAAGAAAGTACTTGGTGTAACAAATGGTCACTTACAGAAAATGGCATTCTACTCCAAATCTATGGCATTTTGTGTTATAACTATGTGGAGCTGTTCCTCGGTTATTACTCCAAAACATTTATGAACAATGTGACAACCGGGCACTGCCATTCCACTTGTCTGACACTGGCAGTAATTACTAAACTGGGGGGACCAACTCTTAAATGGCAACACCCTCTTGTGTCATATAATTATATGCAGAGTAACAGAATGGCATGGACTCTGTCTAAAGAAAAAAAGGCACTTACCTATTCCCCATCGCTATATTCCAGTACTAATGGTCCCGTCCCCACTGCTTCTGGTCCCCTGTGGACCGAAATTGTCATGTGCAACATTATGCAGCGTGGAGGGGACCCTCGGCACAGGAACAGAGAGCCAATCATGTAGGATAGTAGAtaaagtacattataaaaaacaaattACATACGCTCGCAtacactgcacacagaaagtagaggacaaTCTTCTTCCcggacattacagagaagtactgacctgtaCTAAAGTGAATTACCTGTAGGTACTCGGCTGCAACTGAATTTCCCTATTTAGCTGTGCAGTCTATCTGCCTATATCAGTCTCTCTTCTCGCACTCAGTACTTGCCAGGTCATTCCAGGAAACAGAGGGAATGACATAATGACTTGGCCTTCATGAGACAACCGTTTGTGGCACAGAGTACACAGCTAAAAGATTGTGACACAGAATATCACAGCCTAATTATATaaccatatatattatatatcaagAACAGCTCACACAGGACATGCAGGGCAATCAGGGACAGAACATACAAGATCAGACCTATACTACATTACAGAGGACGAAACATACAAGATCACATCTATAGTACAAAACATGCAAGACCACATCTGCAGTACAATACAGAGGACGACACATACAAGATCACATCTATAGTGCAATACAGAGGACTAAACATACAAGATCACATCTATAGTACATTACAGAGGACAGATCACATCTATAGTACATTACAGAGGATAGATTATAGGCTATAACATCTCTAGTAAATTACAGAGGATAGATCACACAGGATCACATCTATAGTATATTACAGAAGACAGATGAGATCAAGATCACATCTATGATACGTTACAGAAAACAGATCACATCTCTATTAAATTACAGAGAACAGATCACACAAGATCACATCTCTAGTACCTTACAGAGGACAGATCACAAAAGATCACATCTCTGTTACATTACAGAGGACAGATTATAAAGAACAATATAAATATTACAGATGACCAATCATGCAGGATAGTAGATAAAGTACATTATAAAAGACAAACCACACAGGCTACATTATAGAGGACACATCATACAGGATCTATAGTATATTATAAAGAGCAGATGACACAGGGTGGTGTGTCCAGGACGTCACAGAAACAGCTTATACAGGAAGACTTATATTGGACATCATTAAAAAGAACAGGTCATAAAGAATGACATGTACAGGCCATGCTATAGGATACAGCATATAATATGCAGTGGGTACATCACCTGCTCCAGACCAGGTCCTGCACACTATAATGTAGCAGTGTGAACTGTGCTCAGGACAGGTATTGTGCTGTATTTAGCAGAGTGAATTCACTATCCAATGACAACTGATCTTTAATATTAAACCATGAAACAGTAAACTTAATCTGGCAGACAAATCTACTAGGTGAGAAGCAATGACCCTTACCTGGATAGAGGGAGCATTATGGCATTTTATTCCAAAGGCAAATATGGTGCTCAACAGGAATTAGCATGCAGCAGCCTGGGACAGCTGGGTGACAAACATATGGGAGCCATAAGAGCACCTATTCTTGTTGTCACCACAACCATAATGACCCTGTATTCTAAAACGAATGCATTATGTATCCTCTCATATTAATCTCctcaggacacatgacataccggtacatcatgttgtcctggtacttaaggacacatgacgtaccggtacgtcatgtatggttccgatcaccgctgcccggCAGGCAGTGATCGGaatccggtgcctgctcaaatcattgagcaggcacctaggctaaatgcgccgggggggtcctgtgacccccccatgtcggcgatcgcacaaaaccgcaggtcaattcagacctgcggttttctgcgtttccgggttattcgggtctctgaagacccaataacccggaacaggatggtgatggtggtgtgattttccatacttccatggagtacttaatttatatcccaatttagcactgacatcggataaaaaaaaacaggttctcagacttgagacacccaaattttttttttttaaactaaaataatttattaaaagtatacaaattaggtatcgccgcgtccgtaagaatctcctctataaaaataccccatgacccaacccagattaacacggtccaaaaaaataaaaataaacggtgccaaaaccgctatttttggcacttctatttcaatctgtttttttcggtaacaaagcaagggttaacaaccaaacaaaagtttatatttattaccctgatactgcagtttacagaaactccacatttgtggtcgtaaactgctgtatcagtaaaagggaggccgcaaaaggaaaagaccaacatggtttctggaaggccgattttgatggccttttttattgacaccatgtcccttttgatgcccccttagagtaaaaactccctaaaagtgaccccctcTAAgtaactacactcctcaaggtattcaaaactaattatacaaagtttattaaccctttaggtgttcctcaacagttaatggcaaatggagatgaaatttctgaattttaatttttggtaaccttccctcacaaaaatgtaatatagagcaaccaaaaatcatatgtaccccaaatatagtccccaaaaaaacgcCTCCTTATCCcggagtttccaaaatggggtcacttttagggagtttctactccagggatgcatcaggggggttgaaacaggacacggtgtaaataaaccggtccataaaaatcagtcctccaaaaaccacatggcgctccgtttccctctacgccccgccgtgtggccgtacagtagtgtacgaccacctacggggtgtttctgtaaacggcagaatcagggcaataaagatacagtcttgtttggctgttaacccttgctttgttagtggaaaaaatggcttaaaagggaaaatttggcaaaaatatgaaattctcaaatttcatccccatttgccaataactcttgtgcaactcttaaagggttaacaacatatgtaaaatcagttttgaataccttgaggggtgtagtttcttagatggggtcacttttaggaagtttctactctaggggtacatcaggggggcttcaaatgggacatggtgtaaataatccagtccagctaaatctgccttccaaaaaccatatggcgcacctttccctctacgccccactgtgtgTCTGTATAGTAGTGtacgaccaaatatggggtgtttctgtaaatggcagagtcagggcaataaagatacagtcttgtttggctgttaacccttgctttgttagtggaaaaaatgggttaaaattgaaaatttggcaaaaaaatgaaattctcaaatttcatccccatttgctaataactcttgtgcaacacctaaagggttaataaagtttgtaaaatcagttttaaataccttgaggggtgtagtttctagaatgggtggtttctattatgtaagccttgcaaagtgacttcagacctgtactgatccctaaaaattgggtttttgaaaatttctgaaaaatttcaagatttgcttctaaacttctaagccttgtaacatcccccaaaaataaaatcattcccaaaatgatccaaacatgaagtagacatatggggaatgtaaagtcatcacaatttttgggggtattactatgtattacagaagtagagaaactgaaactttgaaatttgctaatttttcaaaatttttggtaaatttgtttttttttatgcaaaaaattaccttttttgacccaattttagcagtgtcatgaagtacaatatgtgatgaaaaaactatctcagaa
The sequence above is a segment of the Bufo gargarizans isolate SCDJY-AF-19 chromosome 6, ASM1485885v1, whole genome shotgun sequence genome. Coding sequences within it:
- the LOC122941436 gene encoding glycine N-acyltransferase-like isoform X2 encodes the protein MRAMLVLTCSSKLASLRRLLTHSFPESLKVCGALHHVIEKNPFRLQVLVDQWPDFTSVICRPPLEEMTDPSDPYTNTYFLFSKDPQGLRQFLQDPQTVNWKQELQIQGCQPALTGVLQEVSSKHGSQIHTTSNLLYMRDGMESKDLENMSNISSDELQFAPLQTHEASYVNEQWLFGKNHHSLHFIERCIQTFPSIGVRKKGVDQPIAWGTSEHSVEIRMGYTLPAYRNLGLSSIILFKISAINHNRGFPIYAHAAPDNKASQAVLHKTGFQQTGRWVQWNFQRKSLKGKY
- the LOC122941436 gene encoding glycine N-acyltransferase-like isoform X5, which codes for MGNRMLVLTCSSKLASLRRLLTHSFPESLKVCGALHHVIEKNPFRLQVLVDQWPDFTSVICRPPLEEMTDPSDPYTNTYFLFSKDPQGLRQFLQDPQTVNWKQELQIQGCQPALTGVLQEVSSKHGSQIHTTSNLLYMRDGMESKDLENMSNIRPLELYQLPVSSRLLLERP
- the LOC122941436 gene encoding glycine N-acyltransferase-like isoform X3, which encodes MLVLTCSSKLASLRRLLTHSFPESLKVCGALHHVIEKNPFRLQVLVDQWPDFTSVICRPPLEEMTDPSDPYTNTYFLFSKDPQGLRQFLQDPQTVNWKQELQIQGCQPALTGVLQEVSSKHGSQIHTTSNLLYMRDGMESKDLENMSNISSDELQFAPLQTHEASYVNEQWLFGKNHHSLHFIERCIQTFPSIGVRKKGVDQPIAWGTSEHSVEIRMGYTLPAYRNLGLSSIILFKISAINHNRGFPIYAHAAPDNKASQAVLHKTGFQQTGRWVQWNFQRKSLKGKY
- the LOC122941436 gene encoding glycine N-acyltransferase-like isoform X4; this translates as MGNRMLVLTCSSKLASLRRLLTHSFPESLKVCGALHHVIEKNPFRLQVLVDQWPDFTSVICRPPLEEMTDPSDPYTNTYFLFSKDPQGLRQFLQDPQTVNWKQELQIQGCQPALTGVLQEVSSKHGSQIHTTSNLLYMRDGMESKDLENMSNISDLQFSTLKAEEAYLVNEVWALGGNPLSERYISHCIQSFPNVCARKLGVGKPVAWTMSEQSAEMRMGYTEKQYRNQGLFRTMIVKLANKQNSMGCPLYCHVAPDNQSSQAATLRAGFPLAGRWQQWKFQPL
- the LOC122941436 gene encoding glycine N-acyltransferase-like isoform X1 — protein: MGNRMLVLTCSSKLASLRRLLTHSFPESLKVCGALHHVIEKNPFRLQVLVDQWPDFTSVICRPPLEEMTDPSDPYTNTYFLFSKDPQGLRQFLQDPQTVNWKQELQIQGCQPALTGVLQEVSSKHGSQIHTTSNLLYMRDGMESKDLENMSNISSDELQFAPLQTHEASYVNEQWLFGKNHHSLHFIERCIQTFPSIGVRKKGVDQPIAWGTSEHSVEIRMGYTLPAYRNLGLSSIILFKISAINHNRGFPIYAHAAPDNKASQAVLHKTGFQQTGRWVQWNFQRKSLKGKY